In Procambarus clarkii isolate CNS0578487 chromosome 89, FALCON_Pclarkii_2.0, whole genome shotgun sequence, the DNA window ATATTGAATCATCTCGCGTGTTTTCCATACACCATGAATACACGCATGTATATACATGTTGTATCAAATGTTGGTGACTATGTATGCTTTTGATATATCCGGTTAGGAAATACACTCTCAGATTATATAATACGTCTTCTTGGCATGTATACAGATGTTGTGGCATACATTTAGATATACATTACGTAGAAGGTCGAAATAGCTATCTTCACGAAAAATGTGGTATTTCTATACATATGTCTAGCAGTAAGATATCTTATTTCTATACATATCTTATTTCCACATAGAGGTATAAAAATGTTATCTTCATAGGTGTATCTCTCTGGGTAGTTGAAGTGGGTGTTGGAGAGCAGGATCTGCTTAGTCgtatgacagctgagtggacagcgcttcgggttcgtagtcctgaggttccgggttcgatcccccggtgggggcggagacaaatgggcaaaatgtttcttttaccctgatgcccctgttacctagcagtaaataagtacctgggagttagacagctgctacggcctgcttcctgggggggggggttacaaaaaggaggcctggtcgaggaccgggccgcggagacgctaaaccctgaaatcatcttaagataacctgaagatactgTGTTTTACTCATTCGTCccttccaaccacttggactggacagtGGAGGAGCGAAGGTCTCGCttgatgcaggtcggcgttcaatccccgactgcccACAAgtttttgggcaccattcctttcccaccgtcccatcccaaaccttcatcctgacccccttccaagttctatatagtcgtaagggcttggcgccttcccctgataattccctcctctcCCTTGTGTTGGAATGAATGTCTTGAGATCTTGAGCAATTGTGGGCTGGCAGTCCATTGTGCcgccttgaaattgaaattgaaattgaaataagtttattgagataaaatacacacaaagggatgaggtagctcaagctattctcaccccgttcagtacatcgtgttaatacatacatagacacacatcacaaacaataaacatattaccaaacattctgagagataaacatctacatttcctacgtGCCGCCTTAGTGTAATCACCCACTGCACTccgtccaaaaaaaaaaaaaatcccttatTCTTACATGCTTCATTTTCCTGTACGTTGATTTCCTGTCTTGCCTTCTCTCTTCGCTCTTTGATTTTCAATGGAACCCGTGGCGCCAATGGACCCCGTGGCGCCAATGGACCCCGTGGCGCCAATGGACCCCGTGGCGCCAATGGACCCCGTGGCGCCAATGGACCCCGTGGCGCCAATGGACCCCGTGGCGCCAATGGACCCCGTGGCGCCAATGGACCCCGTGGCGCCAATGGACCCCGTGGCGCCAATGGACCCCGTGGCGCCAATGGACCCCGTGGCGCCAATGGACCCCGTGGCGCCAATGGACCCCGTGGCGCCAAACTCCAGTACACTCACTCCTGGTGGTATGTCCTGGTCTATTGCTTCAATGTCTGTCCCATTGGagccaagggagccggtcggccgagcggacagcatgctggacttgtgatcctgtggtcctgggttcgatcccagtcgccggagagaaacaatgggcagagtttctttcaccctatgcccctgttacctagcagtaaaatagttacctgggtgttagtcagctgtcacgagctgctttctgcgggtggaggcctggtcaaggaccgggccgcggggacactaaaaagccccgaaatcatctcaagataacctcaagataacctccatccGGGTTGAAGACTTTAAGCTGTTGTCTGGTTGTTGCGTGTCCTCCACTACTTTTGTTAGGAAAGTTGTTTCTGTGGCGTCTACTAATCTTATTCTCCATGTCTCGTGGCCGTCTCTTTACGTCATGATTGATATCTTGTCATGATTGGAAGGTTTATATTCATTTTGTTGGCAGGTGTTTTGGGTGGGCAGTTGTTTTTTTGAATGTTTGTTGTTTTCTACATATTCCTCGCGGGCTGTTCCGTTGTTCACTGGTAACAAATGAACGCGTGGAGTGTCTGCTTGTCAATGCGAAGTTAAgtcatataataataattttgcattttttttttttagaaatgcaAGATAAAGCTATCAGTGACCTGAAGCCGAAGAATGTCAGCAGGCTTCAGGTTGTGTGGAGATGGTCCTCTTGTTGTTATCGACCACACCTGCCAGGGCTCCCTACACCCTTGTTACACACCCAGAGACCCAGTATTTAGGGCCTGGACACACCTGGAGCCCTGGGGACACACCTGGAGCCCGCGGGGACACACCTGGAGCCTGCGTGGACACACCTGGATTCCGAGAGAACACCAGAATTTAGGGCGTGGACACACCCGGAGCCCGCGGGGACACACCCGGAGCCCGCGTGGACACACCCGGAGCCCGCGGGGGACACCAGTATTTAGGGCGTGGACACACCCGGAGCCCGCGGGGAAACAACCGTATTTCCCCCAGGCAAGTTAAGCCCAAACAGTTAAATTGTTTAAGGCTGTGAAATTAATTCTTGTCGTTCCATAACCGAGGTGACCGCAATTCCGCCCTTTGCTCTCTGGCGGCGTCTCTTCTCTAAGGTCACTGGGTCGCGTTGGGTAATGAATatagagaagaggaagaggaggagttgAGGGGGAGAATATAGCGAAGGGATATAGGAAGAGTAGCGAGGAGAATGAGGGGAATTAGATATAAAATGTAAAGTTAATGAGTGGGAAGAGAAGAGCAGGATTGAAAAAGAAGAGGGAAGGAAGGTGCTGTTATTTTGAGGAGAATAATGAGTTAGagacagcattttttttttaacggCACTCAGAAGCACGtccgaggaaggaggtaatatccTGTGGCACCAGAGGGAACTGTGCTTAtaattaggtgtgtgtgtgtgtgtgtgtgtgtgtgtgtgtgggcggtggGGGCCGGCCGCCATCACTACTGTTAGTTCCAGCTGCCTCCGCTAGAGGTCAGAAGGGTCTCGTCGTCTCTTGCCAGGAAGTTGGCGGGAAAGTCGTCGAGGGATTAATGTTATAAGTTACATGTCTTGAGTTCTCTTTCCTACGGGACGCGAGTTGACCTATTAGGGGCCCGACTAGCCTATGTCCTGTGTAAAGACATACGAACATAAAATGAACAAATACAAATAGTTTGCAAATACAAACATATTTTTTGAGAGAAAACAAAATAATTAAGCACGAGTTTATTGTAGTCTTTATAAATACAAGCGTTAATGCATTTTGAATTATAATGATTTACTGATCTCAAAGTGCTCGTATTTAGGCATAGCTTAATAATTAATCCAATTAATCCAATTTAATTAATCCGGTCAACGCTCTTCACTATATCACTATATACGAGGGCTGGGCTATGGGGGGGGGACTGGGCTACGAGAAAAAGACAAgagaactggggccagattcatgaaagcacttacgaacgtgcacatctttcctcaatctttgacggctttcgttacatttattaaacagtttacaagcgtgaaaacttcccattcaactgttgttattgttataaacagcctcctggtgcttcggagctcattaactgtttaataattggaaacaaagctgccaaagattgagaaaagatgtacaggttcgtaagtgtttgcgtaagtgctttcgtaaatCTAGCCCCTGGACCTCGCGACGGCTGGAGCAGAAACGCGAAGACGTTGAGGCATTGACAAAAGAACCAGAACTGGGATATTCATCATGAACACGTATCAGAACTAGAGAACATGAGTTGATAACTCATGAACATGGAGAGGGTCTAAAGAACACGAGGGGAAAGCAGGAACACGTATGAATCATGGATGAGTAAGAGAGCATTACCTCGGTGTCGAAGCAGCGAACATGAAAATGACATGAAAGGGAATATAAACAAATTTAATTGAAAATTTCAAGAGTAGGTGCGACAGGAACCGAGAGGGTCAAGAGCTACTGTAATAGACGACAGATGAATGAAAGGCGGGAACCCCGGAGCTGAATCTCATCCTACATAAACAGTAGGTGATTACAGTGAGCTCTTGTCCCTATCCTTCTACTCATATCTCTAAAACATTGATCAATAATGTTTTCCAAACCGGGATATAATAACCTTTTATAAGCTTTAAATTCTTAACCTCATTTTCAAGAATTTATTTTCAAGTCTCTGCCTGACATTTTCTACACGTGATTGTCTTTTGTCGAGCCTCGTGTGACATTTGTCTCGCTGAGTTAAACAATAAACCAAATAAAGTTGTAAAAGATTTTAGTTAGCACCTGGAGGAATTAAAATTTACTGTGACCTTCCGGTGAGAAGTGACATTTCGTTTGTCTTTACAATGAACTTCAAATTGTCCGCACACCCTAAAGTgacagctggtggggggggggggggttgagggaggggcagtactcacctaattgtgcatgcAGGGGTTGATCTTTTGatgctttgatcccgcctctcaactgtcaatcaactggtgtacaggttcctgagcctattgggctctatcatatctacatttgaaactgtgtatggagtcagcctccaccacatcactgcctagtgcattccatttattaactactctgacactgaaaaatgctttctaacgtctctgtggctcatctgggtactaagtttccacctgtgtctccttgttcgtgtcccacccgtgctgaagagtttgtctttgtccaccctgtcaattcccttgagaattttgtaggaggttatcatgtctccccttactcttctgttttcaagggatgtgaggttcagctcctttagcctttcctcgtagctcgttcctctcagttccgggacgagcctggtggcataccgctggatcttctctaactttgtcttgtgtttaactaggtatagactccaggctggagctgcatactccaggattggtcttacataagtggtatacagggtcctgaacgattccttacacaagtttctaaaggcagttcttatgttggccagtctagcatatgccgctgatgatattcttttgatgtgggcctctggggacaggttcgctgtgatatcaacccccagatctttctctctatttgactcttgcaggatttcacctcccagatgataccttgtg includes these proteins:
- the LOC138359202 gene encoding thrombospondin-related anonymous protein-like is translated as MDPVAPMDPVAPMDPVAPMDPVAPMDPVAPMDPVAPMDPVAPMDPVAPMDPVAPMDPVAPMDPVAPMDPVAPMDPVAPNSSTLTPGGMSWSIASMSVPLEPREPVGRADSMLDL